ACGCTCGAGGACGGTGGCGTAGCGCACGGCGAGCGCGAGCACATCGGCGAGCGGGGCCGGCACCCGCCACGCGCGCAGTGCGCCCACCAGGGCCCAGGGCGGGGTGAGCGCGGTGAGGAGCCCGAACACGGTGGCACCCGCGGCCACCCGTGTTCCCAGGACCAGGGCGGGTGCCCAGGCCCCGGTTGCCTCGGGTCGCAGCAGCCAGTGCAGGACCCAGACCGCCAGACCACTGAAGACGGCCACCCCGAGGCGGCGCACCAACACCCTGACCGGCTCGCCCACCGCGAGGGACGCGATGAGGGCCAACGCAGCGACCCCCGAGGCGGTGTGAGGCGCGGGCCCGGCGAGCGTCACCAGCAGGGCGAGCAGAGCGCTCGCCAGCTTGAGGCGCGCATCGAGCCCGACCACCCACTCGCGCAAGGGGGAGGTGCGGCTCACGTCTGTCCTCCCGTCTCGACGAACAGCGCGCGGTAGAGATAGCCGAGGAAGAAGCCCCCCACGAGTCCGGCGCAGAGGAAGGCGAAGAGGAGCACATCCCCTTCCAGTGGGATGAGGGGCGGCTGGGGAGTGCGTCCCGCGGCCTCGGCGAACGGGAGCACGACGTGCTCGTCGACGCCCGGCCAGCTCTCGGTGGAGGCGAGAAGTGGCGTCATGGCGTGGCGGGGGCGGGGAGGGCGTGGAAGTGCAGGAGCGCGGGCCGGCGGCGGGAGATGAAGACGATGGCGCCGGCGGTGAGGGCCCCCTCGAGGATGCCCAGGGGAAGCTGGGTGGGGAGGAAGGCCAGCAGCAGTGTTCCCAGCGTGCTGCCCAGTGGCTGGGACCC
This is a stretch of genomic DNA from Archangium violaceum. It encodes these proteins:
- a CDS encoding CbiQ family ECF transporter T component, which codes for MSRTSPLREWVVGLDARLKLASALLALLVTLAGPAPHTASGVAALALIASLAVGEPVRVLVRRLGVAVFSGLAVWVLHWLLRPEATGAWAPALVLGTRVAAGATVFGLLTALTPPWALVGALRAWRVPAPLADVLALAVRYATVLERSAQSAREAQVLRLGYRDVRRSLHSLGALGGLTLVRAFDQAHATAEAMAARGCRGAIVPPPGEHP